Part of the Candidatus Cloacimonadota bacterium genome, TGGTTCTCATCCTCTTTCGATCAATTCTATTGTTTCCTGTACAGCAGTTTTTCCCCCGTAAGAGTGTGTAAACACAGCATTTCTTAGTGGCATCAAGGCAGCACTTCCAATTTTTGTTAGGGCCCGTTTTGCTTTTGTTCTTACATTTCCATGGGGATAATCCAGAAGTTCGACCAGCTTATCCACAGCTGCCGGATCACCGATTTGACCAAATGCTTTGGCGCATGCTTCTTTTACAGGAACGTAATTATCATTTGCAGCAAGGATCAGGGGGCGTGTGGCTTTTCGATCTCCGATTTTTCCAAGAGCAATAACAGCCTCAACTCGCACATTTCCATGTTCATCACGTAAATCTTTGAGAAGGTAATCTACAGCTTCTGGTGCTTTTAAATTTCCCAATGCAATTGCTACTTCGATCCTAACACTACTATCATTATCACTGGTAGCTTCCACCAAGTATTGAATTACTTTGTGATCACCAATCAGTCCCAATATTCTCGCTGATTCTCTTCTGACAAACCAATCATCATCTTGAATGGATTCGGTTAAAATATCAATTGCCGGATTTCCAATTTTGATCAAAGACTGGGCTGCTGCTGTTTTTACACTTCCGTAAAAATCCCGCAAGGATTTGACCAAAGCTTCAATGGCTCTTTCATCCCCTATTTTACCAAGAGCTCTGGCAGCTTTTACCCGATAAAACACCTTATGATGTTTTAAGTATTTTATGATTTTTTTTACCTTTTTTTTCTTGATGGCTTTATCTAAATTCATTTTAATTAATTACATAGTAATCATAACACTTCAGAAAAAAATATTTATTCCAGTTTTTCTATTGCATCTTGTATGGAAGTAACCTGACTCCAGTTTTTTAATTTTACTTCAACTTCGAGAAGGGCTTTTAAGGGTTTTACAGCTCGGGGATCACCGATTTCTCCAAGAGATTCTGCTGCTGCAAGGCGAACATCACCGTCTTT contains:
- a CDS encoding HEAT repeat domain-containing protein, giving the protein MNLDKAIKKKKVKKIIKYLKHHKVFYRVKAARALGKIGDERAIEALVKSLRDFYGSVKTAAAQSLIKIGNPAIDILTESIQDDDWFVRRESARILGLIGDHKVIQYLVEATSDNDSSVRIEVAIALGNLKAPEAVDYLLKDLRDEHGNVRVEAVIALGKIGDRKATRPLILAANDNYVPVKEACAKAFGQIGDPAAVDKLVELLDYPHGNVRTKAKRALTKIGSAALMPLRNAVFTHSYGGKTAVQETIELIERG